A part of Chanos chanos chromosome 9, fChaCha1.1, whole genome shotgun sequence genomic DNA contains:
- the LOC115821596 gene encoding E3 ubiquitin-protein ligase TRIM39-like — protein MAQWELLQERSCQKIASKASISVEALTCPVCCDIFRDPVVLSCSHSVCKVCLQEFWSKKGSQECPVCRRRSSKEEPLNNLALKNLCETFLQETSQRSSSGSEEFCSLHNEKFKLFCLEDKQPVCLVCRDSKNHKNHEFCPVDEAAHDNREKLKTALKPLQEKLEIFKKVKLTCDKTAEHIKTKAKHTETQIREEFEKLHQFLRDEETVRITALREEEEQKGQMMKKKIEEMSREISSLSDTIRAIEEEIKAEDILVLKNFEATKKRAQCTLQDPQMLSGALINVAKHLGNLKFRVWEKMQDIVQYTPVILDPNTAHPKILSEDLTSVRYSDETQQIPDNPETFDFYLCVLGSEGFNTGTHCWDVDAGENTYWSLGVTTESNQKKGKTFFKTGVWRVQLYGGKYWSQASGESSAPLTVNNKLQRIRVELDWDRGKLSFSDPLNNTHLHTFTHTFTERMFPFFYNRCKLSPLRILPPVKCCVTVKQDT, from the exons atggcgcagtgg GAGTTATTACAGGAGAGGAGCTGTCAGAAAATAGCGTCTAAAGCTTCAATATCAGTGGAAGCTttaacctgtcctgtgtgctgtgacatcttcagggatcctgttgttctgtcatgtagtcacagtgtgtgtaaagtctgtctgcaggAGTTCTGGAGTAAAAAAGGATCACAGGAGTGTCCTGTCTGTAGGAGAAGATCATCAAAAGAGGAACCTCTTAATAACCTGgctctaaagaacctgtgtgagactttcttacaggagaCAAGTCAGAGATCCtcatcagggtctgaggagttctgcagtctgcacaacGAGAAgttcaaactcttctgtctggaggataaacagcctgtgtgtttggtgtgtcgggattcaaaaaaccacaaaaaccatGAATTCTGTCCAGTAGATGAAGCTGCACATGATAACAGG GAGAAACTGAAGACTGCACTGAAgcccttacaggagaaactggagatctttaaaaaagtcaaactgacttgtgataaaacagcagaacacattaag ACTAAggctaaacacacagagacacagattagggaagagtttgagaaacttcaccagtttctgCGAGATGAGGAGACAGtcaggataactgcactgagagaggaagaggagcagaagggtcagatgatgaagaaaaagattgaggagatgagtagagagatctcctctctctcagacacaatcagagccatagaagagGAGATCAAAGCTGAGGACATTTTGGTCCTTAAA aactttgaggccacaaagaaaag agcccagtgcacactgcaggatccacagatgctttcaggagcactgatcaatgtggcaaagcacctgggcaacctgaagttcagagtgtgggagaagatgcaggacattgttcaataca ctcctgtgattctggatcCCAACACTGCTCACCCAAaaatcctgtctgaggatctgaccagtgtgagatacagtgatgagacacagcagattcctgataatccagagacGTTTGATTTCTATCTATGTgttctgggctctgagggctttaacacagggacacactgctgggatgttgatgctGGGGAGAATACATACTGGTCCttgggtgtgaccacagagtcaaaccagaaGAAGGGAAAGACATTCTTTAAAACTGGTGTCTGGCGTGTTCAGTTATATGGTGGTAAATACTGGTCACAGGCCTCAGGAGAGTCATCTGctccactgacagtgaataataaactccagaggatcagagtggaactggactgggacagaggaaaactctcattctccgatcctctaaataacacacacctacacaccttcacacacacttttactgagagaatgtttccattcttCTATAATCgctgtaaactctctcctctgaggatcttaccaccagtgaaatgttgtgtaacagtgaaacaggaCACTTAG
- the LOC115821595 gene encoding zinc-binding protein A33-like yields the protein MASKAVISVEDLTCPVCCDIFRDPVVLSCSHSLCKDCLQQFWYKKGSQECPVCRRRSSKSEPARNLALKNLCETFSQERSQRSSSGSEEFCSLHSEKLKLFCLEDKQPVCVVCQTSKKHKNHELCPVDEAAHDSREALRTSLKPLQEKLEIFKEIKLTCDKTAEHIKTQAKHAETQIRKEFEKFHQFLRDEETVRITALREEEEQKSQMMKERIEEMSRGISSLSDTIRAIEEEIKAEDILLLKCTLQDPQMLSGALINVAKHLGNLKFRVWEKMQDIVQYTPVILDPNTAHPKLILSEDLTSVRNSDKKQQIPDNRDRFDTCACVVSSEGFNSGTHCWDVDVENCTDWTLGVTSESNQRKGWMCFDTGVWCVRYFLGHYEYYGGEASYVPMRVNNKLQRIRVKLDWRRGKLSFSDPLNNTPLHTFTHTFTERMFPFFYNYCIVGPLRILPVKSYVKVKQHR from the exons ATGGCGTCTAAAGCTGTAATATCAGTGGAAGATTtgacctgtcctgtgtgctgtgacatcttcagggatcctgttgtcctgtcatgtagtcacagtttgtgtaaagactgtctgcagcagttctggtATAAAAAAGGATCACAGGAGTGTCCTGTCTGTAGGAGAAGATCATCAAAATCTGAGCCTGCTCGAAACCTGgctctaaagaacctgtgtgagactttctcacaggagagaagtcagagatcttcatcagggtctgaggagttctgcagtctgcacagtgagaaactcaaactcttctgtctggaggataaacagcctgtgtgtgtggtgtgtcagacttcaaaaaaacacaaaaaccatgaaTTGTGTCCAGTGGATGAAGCTGCACATGATAGCAGG gAGGCACTGAGGACTTCACTGAAgcccttacaggagaaactggagatctttaaagaaatcaaactgacctgtgataaaacagcagaacacattaag actcaAGCTAAacacgcagagacacagattaGGAAAGAGTTTGAGAAATTTCATCAGtttctacgagatgaagagacagtcaggataactgcactgagagaggaagaggagcagaagagtcagatgatgaaggagaggaTTGAGGAAATGAGTAGAgggatttcctctctctcagacacaatcagagccatagaGGAGGAGATCAAAGCTGAAGACATTTTGCTCCTAAAA tgcacactgcaggatccacagatgctttcaggagcactgatcaatgtggcaaagcacctgggcaacctgaagttcagagtgtgggagaagatgcaggacattgttcaataca ctcctgtgattctggatcCCAACACTGCTCACCCaaaactcatcctgtctgaggatctgaccagtgtgagaaacagtgataAGAAACAGCAGATTCCTGATAATCGAGACAGATTtgatacatgtgcatgtgttgttagctctgagggttttaactcagggacacactgctgggatgttgatgttgagaACTGTACAGACTGGACCCTGGGTGTTACctcagagtcaaaccagaggaagggatGGATGTGCTTTGACActggtgtctggtgtgttcGGTATTTTTTAGGTCATTATGAATATTATGGTGGAGAGGCATCATATGTTCCAATGAGagtgaataataaactccagaggatcagagtgaaACTGGACTGGCgcagaggaaaactctcattctctgatcctctaaatAATACACccctacacaccttcacacacacttttactgagagaatgtttccattcttCTATAATTACTGTATTGTCGGTCCTCTGAGGATCTTGCCAGTGAAGAGCTATGTAAAAGTGAAACAACACAGGTAG